The following is a genomic window from Carassius gibelio isolate Cgi1373 ecotype wild population from Czech Republic chromosome B7, carGib1.2-hapl.c, whole genome shotgun sequence.
ATTATCACGATATGCTTGTTTGTCCagttagaaaatattttagattttagtcAGACTAtagcatttacattgcattttaaaaagatGAATCAATACTTTAGTACAAACTAATTTTCACTTAATGTAATGCCTAGCTTTGACGCATAGAGTTTCATGTCTGGGCAACGATGCTGCATAGGTAATGGGGCAAGGTGTTTGCAGCTGTCAGCCAGCCATCACGTATCACATAACGGCAGGAAATTAACTGGATATGAGCTATATCTGTTGTTCAACTGCCTTTAGATTGGATAGGATGACTTTGACTCAAGGAGAAAACTTTCCTTTCTGCATAATAGAAGAAAGTGGGAAGACAATTGACAGGAATACTGagactttatattaggtggcattttactactatgtacttacatcaaaaataagtacaatgtacttattgtgttcacaCTGTATCTCCGAATACTTCTgttgctattgaggtgggatacgggTACGTTTAAGtattgggtaggtttaagggtgggttaaagtGTAAGGAATGGGTCAacaatgtaattatgtaattacatgtattccaagtgtttattgattttattgagcTGCCATGATCTAATTTCCCCTCGGGGATCAGTAAAGTACATCTAATCTAATCtagttataaatgtaaattaatttaagataTAATTACATGTATAGAAGtccaatgtaaaaacatgcatgtacacaataagtggattgtatcaaatgattaatttaaatgtaactagAGGCCAGCTAATATAAAGTTGGACTAATGACAGAAAGGAGAACTTGTTTTCTTTACAAGGTTAACAGTTAATTTAGGTCCTTACAATGACGTGTTCTGTTGTTTTGGCCACAGAACCAGATCAATAACATAAGTGAGCTCACTCCAGAGGGCAAAGCCGGAGCCACCTGGCCAATCGGAATCAACCCACCTTTCCGACCCAAAACTCGCTTTGAGGTGATCAGCTGGGAATACTTCACCGAAGAGCACATCTATTCATGTGCCGACAGCTCTCCAAAGTGTGAGCTTCGAGGTGCAGACAAGGCAGACATCAGTTCAGTCCTGGAGACGGCAGTGGGGCGTCTGAACGAGCGCTATCAGCCTCAGTTGCGCTTCCGTAAGCGGCGTCTGCTGAATGGGTACCGGCGCTTCGATCCGACACGAGGCATGGAGTACGTGCTGGATTTGGCCCTGGAAGCTTTTACCCAGAAAGGTCACAGTCAGGTCATCGCCAAACGGGTGAGTCTGCTGAAACCGCTCAGTGCTGTCGAGATCATCCCAATGCCATATGTAACAGAAGCAACTCAGGTACAGGTGATCCTCCCCGTGACGGCACACGATCAAGACTTTGTGGGTAACTTCCTTGACATGTATGTCATGAATGCTCTGGATACCCATGACAATGCCCTTCTCACCTTCTTGTTTGTGTACGACCCCTTCGATGCCCAAAGAGTCAGCCAGACGGACGTCTTTGCAGGTGTCAAAGCCATGATTGGTGAGGTAGAGAAACGTTACGGTGACGTAAAGATTCCTTGGATTAGTGTCAAGACTGAAGTTCCCTCACAGGTCAAGCTGATGGACATCATCTCCAAGAAGCACCCAGTAGACACCCTGTTCTTCCTGGCCAGCGTTTGGACCGAGATCAATGCTGACTTCCTTAATCGCTGCCGTATGAATGCTATCAGCAATTGGCAGGTCTTCTTCCCGATCCACTTTCAAGAGTACAGTCCCGCCCTGGTCTACCGTGACCAACAGCCTTCCGCTGCTTCATCATTTGCGTCCGAGTCATTGCGCGATGGCCACTTTGACCGCCACGTCTTTGAAGAAGCCTGCTTTTACAATGCAGATTACATGGCTGCCCGCACAAAAATGGCGGCTGACATCTTGGACAATGATGAGTTGCTTGAGAGCATGGACGTCTACGAGATCTTTGTGCGTTATTCGGGGCTGCACGTGTTTCGGGCTGTCGAGCCAGCGCTAGTTCAGAAGTATGTGCACAGAGAATGTAACCCGCGGTTCAGCGAGGACATCTATCACCGCTGTGTGCTCAGTAACCTGGAGGGGCTGGCCTCTCGCTCACACCTAGCGATGGCTCTGTTTGAACAGGAGCAGGCTAACAGCACCTGAACTGACAACTACTGCAACCCTAAGATGGCTCAAACATCTTGATTCTCATTTAGGTGGCCTTAAATGACCTACTGATATTGACCGAGGGAAATTCACCCTGATGCTGTGAACTTCTCTGCACAAGATCATCCAGTCATCGAAGTTCAGCCAAACACGGTGAAGTCGTCTTGTGAAAAGTTGTTCAAAATCTGTATGGCCTACTTTCTTTTGGGGAATTTtgaggatttttttgtttttggtttatatgaATGTCAAAGGTTACCAGTTGTCTGTGTTCTGCAGGAGAAAGAAATTCAggttaaataatgacagattttcaaTTTTTGGGTCCCTTTAAGGATCTACGTAAAATTGTGTTAATGAATGGGTAACTAATTTAACCAGAGAACAACAAACACGAGATCCttataactcatttgaaataaaacTTGAGGAATGCATTTCACCTTGTTTACATTATTACTGATGATTGTATGCAGGAACCTGAAGTTAGCAATGGAAACGCATAAAGGACCGCATTCATCTTTTACTACAGTGTATAAACATGTCAGACTTTAGGCGGTTAGTAGAGGTTCTAGTCTCAGCTACACAAGTAACTTGAGCCATCTTTCTTCCTCCAGATATATGATTGTATGACCTTTGAACAGAATGTGCTGAATATTGCaggactgaataaaaaaaatttgtgaaaCCTGATTATGAATCATTACTATGATGCACccacttttatatttatatatatatatatatatatttatatatatatttatatatatatatatatatatatatatatatatatatatatatatatatatatatatatatatatatatattataaagtgtCTTTAACTGCGTAGAACTAGGCAACACTGGTTGAAGGGTTAATTCCTGGTTATAACATCCATGTTATCCATGAGACCTTTAGAGATTGTTGTACAAAGAGTGCCTATACTTTTGAAAAACAGACTAGCAGACTAACTAGCATGGTTTGGTTCACCACAATCTACACATTTTCAGTCTCCTCCACTTTTTCAGCTGATTTTAAGCTTATAAGAGATGAAATTCAATGCACACTAATGTCTAGAGGGGCCTGAGACATTGACGTCTTCTTCCACAAGGAGCATAAGTTAATATAGTACATTCTCAATCCCACTGTATGTATGGAAGTCTTTCTCTCCGCTCTGCTATATtcatgtctttcagagaacagaGGAACCCTGTGGATTTTGCCGAGGTAGGAGTGGAGGGTGTGGCCAAACACCACTCTCCTCATTGGTATAATGACCCCCCACCCCCTTGGATTTTACACAAACACAGTGCTTCTCAACCATCTTGATTCAAAGCCTCCTTTGTCCAAGAAAATATTCAAAGCCCTCCTGTCTAAGGAGAAATGTACCTCTGGTActttttttgttgcagtttttaatctttgttaaaataaTGAAGTAATTTGATATAACTTAATGAGGTCCCCTAGTGGGCCCTGACTCGTCACTGCATTTATTCACATCACCAGAAACTTATTCACATCAGCAGAATAAACTCTCAACACACTTTCAGTATGGTGTTCCATTCCCAAACTTTGGCAAGTGCTCGTTTATTTACATCCTCACTATGCTACACATGTAAGTCTGTAGTTTTGATCTCTCTAGCTGAACAGTGGAACAAGATGAGAAAGCAAACATATACAGACtgtgtgagaaagaaaaaaatacatagacTAGTTCAGATGTCTGCTGCTGGCAGTACTTCTATGAACAAACCAAGGAAAAAGACAGACACTATGACCAAAACCTGGTTATAATGAAGATTTGAGGGAGAACCTAAACCAGGAGAACTCTAGTACTGAATACTCCAATACTTGTGTGGCATTTAATCAAAGCGATACCAATAAGCGTGATTTATA
Proteins encoded in this region:
- the chpf2 gene encoding chondroitin sulfate glucuronyltransferase, whose translation is MRLSSFLAVFRPALPLILGLSLGCSLSLLMVSWTQGETDDACGDELGNGRLVNSGHIRDVHDGQDGDGNEDFQPRIVPYHKDPNKPHKKVLRTRYIHTELGIRERLLVGILSSRATLNTLGVAVNKTVAHHFHRTFFFTGLRSTKAPHGMAVVAHGDDRPVWLMYETIRHLHLHHGNEYDWFYLAQDDTYTQAERVMELVNHLSAGQDMYMGRAEEFIGGEERARYCHGGYGYLLSRSLLARLQPHLDSCRNDILSVRPDEWLGRCIIDYLGLSCVEKHQEMRYRYFELQKNVDPEREDSAQFKNAFTVHPVSEPALMYRLHKRYNQIELDWTYAQIQQLQNQINNISELTPEGKAGATWPIGINPPFRPKTRFEVISWEYFTEEHIYSCADSSPKCELRGADKADISSVLETAVGRLNERYQPQLRFRKRRLLNGYRRFDPTRGMEYVLDLALEAFTQKGHSQVIAKRVSLLKPLSAVEIIPMPYVTEATQVQVILPVTAHDQDFVGNFLDMYVMNALDTHDNALLTFLFVYDPFDAQRVSQTDVFAGVKAMIGEVEKRYGDVKIPWISVKTEVPSQVKLMDIISKKHPVDTLFFLASVWTEINADFLNRCRMNAISNWQVFFPIHFQEYSPALVYRDQQPSAASSFASESLRDGHFDRHVFEEACFYNADYMAARTKMAADILDNDELLESMDVYEIFVRYSGLHVFRAVEPALVQKYVHRECNPRFSEDIYHRCVLSNLEGLASRSHLAMALFEQEQANST